From a single Acidobacteriota bacterium genomic region:
- a CDS encoding patatin-like phospholipase family protein: MVRNPDDQNARAPNTTPTVGIALGAGGAKGVAHIPMLEALDELGVTPHRIAGCSIGAVFGALYASGLSAVELRDRIEQLAITKQDTVRGVFSDKKLSKWLDMIDPTIRGSGLLKSESIMDTLCREAPCETFEDLAIPFAVVATDFWEHQAVVIDSGPLHPAIQASFALPGVFPPVELDGRVLIDGGTVNPVPFDILTGTCDIVIAVDINSGSPAEHGSVPGYFSNLFGSIQIMQQAIVRRELEARHPDIYLKPMLKDFRTLQFYRADEIYRQAQPAKDQLKRELEERLEAWTST; encoded by the coding sequence ATGGTACGAAACCCGGATGACCAAAACGCTCGCGCCCCCAACACGACACCGACGGTCGGGATCGCCCTCGGTGCGGGCGGGGCCAAGGGGGTCGCTCACATTCCGATGCTGGAAGCTCTCGACGAGCTCGGTGTCACTCCCCATCGCATCGCGGGCTGCAGCATCGGCGCGGTATTCGGCGCACTGTACGCCTCCGGGCTGTCGGCGGTCGAACTCAGGGACCGAATCGAACAGCTGGCGATCACGAAGCAGGACACCGTGCGGGGCGTGTTTTCCGACAAGAAGCTCTCCAAATGGTTGGACATGATCGACCCCACCATTCGCGGCAGCGGCCTTCTCAAAAGCGAATCGATCATGGACACCCTGTGTCGGGAAGCGCCATGCGAGACCTTCGAAGACCTCGCCATTCCGTTCGCCGTGGTGGCTACCGATTTTTGGGAACATCAGGCTGTCGTCATCGACTCGGGGCCGCTGCACCCGGCCATCCAGGCCAGCTTTGCCCTACCCGGGGTCTTTCCTCCGGTCGAGCTCGACGGGCGCGTGTTGATCGACGGCGGCACGGTGAATCCGGTGCCGTTCGACATTCTGACCGGCACCTGCGACATCGTCATCGCGGTGGACATCAACAGCGGCAGCCCGGCCGAGCACGGTTCGGTCCCCGGCTACTTCAGCAACCTCTTCGGGTCGATCCAGATCATGCAGCAGGCGATCGTGCGACGCGAGCTCGAGGCCCGCCACCCCGACATATATCTCAAGCCCATGCTGAAAGATTTTCGAACGCTGCAGTTCTACCGCGCCGACGAGATCTATCGGCAGGCGCAACCGGCCAAGGATCAGCTCAAACGCGAGCTGGAAGAGCGCCTGGAAGCC